A stretch of bacterium DNA encodes these proteins:
- a CDS encoding MerR family transcriptional regulator produces the protein MSTLYQIGEVCHRTGLTQRALHYYDEIGLLVPSERLNGGQRLYSAADLERIERIKNLKQLLGLSLSEIKRMLDADEARAHYLAAAETTSDPARRSKAVESALRVTEDQLQSVRQKVTQLGRLQRQLERQVRDLRRLSAHPSPPRVPEGIGGHS, from the coding sequence ATGTCCACGCTGTACCAGATCGGGGAAGTCTGCCACCGTACCGGGCTCACCCAGCGGGCGCTCCACTATTACGATGAGATTGGGCTGCTGGTACCCAGCGAGCGGCTGAACGGAGGCCAGCGGCTCTACTCGGCCGCCGACCTCGAGCGGATCGAGCGGATTAAGAACCTGAAGCAGCTGCTCGGCCTGTCCCTGAGCGAGATCAAGCGGATGCTGGACGCCGATGAGGCGCGTGCCCACTACCTGGCGGCGGCGGAGACGACGTCGGATCCCGCCCGCCGCAGCAAGGCCGTCGAGAGTGCGCTACGGGTGACCGAGGATCAGCTACAGTCGGTCCGCCAAAAGGTGACGCAACTGGGGCGGCTGCAGCGGCAACTCGAGCGCCAGGTTCGCGACCTCCGGCGCCTGTCCGCGCACCCGAGCCCGCCGCGGGTCCCCGAGGGGATCGGGGGGCATTCATAA